One stretch of Dokdonia sp. Hel_I_53 DNA includes these proteins:
- a CDS encoding chemotaxis protein CheB: MKERKHIIVAVGASAGGLDALNGFFDNVVENADYSYIIIQHLSPDHKSLMAELLAKKTNVPIVAVSNDSEIKRSHIYVIPPTMNLIIENNHLILLEKPKSQKLNLPIDMFMESLSKAYGKSAVGIILSGTGSDGTKGVRAIKEAGGVVFVQQPDEAGFDGMPTSAIATGVVDYILPAGEMIDEIYRYFQDDDLANFESDISNADLELLREILNILHKQTNINFNYYKRPTILRRTERRIKTLKMDGFEEYLGYLKIHPDEIEILYKEFLIGVTNFFRDRKAWNLLETETIPELVNSKSDGDTLKVWDVACSTGEEAYSLAILFEEEIQKQDKDILLKIFATDISEEHIKIASLGKFKKDIESNISPKKLDKYFVEDGEGYIINPDLRKRIIFSNHDILKDPPFKNMDMVACRNLLIYLKPDVQSAVLHTLHYALRINGVMFLGSSESNTALRNYFKTVSEKFKIFKNIHVSERLHSELLTSNLDKSNFMLSRKQKSPVEVSKETFSEDVKSTISNTIINQFDVASVYIDSDFKVIDAMGSFSKYAELPSQGFTLDLLKMLPDSIKTAVNSGARKARRSRKDFIFKDVITQKAGNDTVIDVLVKPVFHTNDEICNYVITFIEQELNPDLIFQRESLNFSNKTDERITDLIEEIEETRSELKKALEDAETSNEELQTLNEELLASNEELQSTNEELQSVNEELHTVNVEHVEKMDDLAMLNADMDNLLNSTQIATIFLDRGLTIRKFTPSIQQHFKLLKQDVGRPIDHFLVQLGDGKKLTLKEKIEKVMKNGNINEVNITNNEGKTFIRRISPFYTNFRKIEGAVITFIDITKTVESQNKLKESQKKFKEFYENDPVMHASVDPSTGQILECNNIFIDTLKLDSKKEAIGKRIFNFYSDESKTKALKLLDQIQKTGFVEGEQMTMINTEGEEIPIILNSELVIPDVGPSYTRSTLVDISDLQKAQQLMYDKNAELLRINSDLEQFVSICSHDLQEPLGTIKFSSDVILKKFGTDLEPKVTEYLGYIYGAAGRMAEQIKGLLEHSRIGQDLERTQVDVEELLNIVEYDLGKRLKECNGKLHVGKMPVIQAYKVELRLLFQNLIGNSLKYCREGINPEVRVSAFEDGDFWTFSISDNGIGIAEDDLENVFKIFGRAATQHKYEGTGVGLAHCEKIVKLHEGTIWADSQVGVGSTFYFKIKK; this comes from the coding sequence TTGAAGGAAAGAAAGCATATAATAGTAGCTGTTGGAGCTAGTGCAGGAGGACTGGATGCACTCAATGGATTTTTCGATAATGTAGTTGAAAATGCAGATTACAGTTATATTATTATACAACATTTATCTCCAGACCATAAAAGTTTAATGGCGGAACTACTTGCAAAAAAGACAAATGTTCCCATAGTTGCTGTGTCTAATGATTCTGAGATTAAGAGAAGTCATATTTATGTGATACCTCCTACGATGAATTTAATAATTGAGAACAATCATCTTATACTTCTCGAAAAGCCCAAATCTCAAAAGCTGAATTTACCTATAGATATGTTTATGGAATCTCTATCCAAGGCCTATGGTAAATCTGCAGTTGGAATAATTTTGAGCGGTACAGGTAGTGATGGTACAAAAGGAGTAAGAGCTATAAAAGAAGCTGGAGGTGTTGTATTTGTACAGCAGCCAGATGAAGCGGGTTTTGATGGAATGCCTACTAGCGCAATTGCTACTGGTGTTGTTGATTACATTCTTCCTGCGGGAGAGATGATTGATGAAATTTATCGTTATTTTCAAGACGATGACCTTGCTAATTTTGAAAGTGACATATCTAATGCAGATTTAGAGTTACTTCGTGAAATTTTAAATATTTTACACAAGCAGACAAATATTAATTTTAACTATTATAAAAGGCCCACTATACTTAGACGTACTGAGCGTCGTATTAAAACTCTTAAAATGGACGGCTTTGAGGAGTATTTAGGCTACCTTAAAATACATCCTGACGAAATTGAAATTTTATATAAAGAGTTTCTAATTGGGGTTACAAATTTTTTTAGAGATCGAAAAGCGTGGAATCTGTTGGAAACAGAAACGATACCTGAACTTGTAAATTCAAAAAGTGATGGTGACACCTTAAAAGTGTGGGACGTTGCTTGTTCCACAGGAGAAGAGGCATATTCTCTAGCAATTTTGTTTGAAGAAGAAATACAAAAGCAGGATAAAGATATTTTATTAAAAATCTTTGCGACTGATATTTCTGAAGAGCATATTAAAATTGCCAGCCTAGGTAAGTTTAAAAAAGACATAGAATCAAATATATCACCTAAAAAACTAGATAAGTATTTTGTAGAGGATGGTGAAGGTTATATCATAAATCCAGATCTCCGTAAGCGTATTATATTTTCAAATCATGATATTCTCAAGGATCCTCCATTTAAGAATATGGATATGGTGGCATGTAGAAACTTATTGATTTACCTAAAACCAGATGTTCAATCTGCTGTGTTACATACGTTGCATTATGCACTGAGAATTAATGGTGTCATGTTTTTGGGCTCAAGTGAATCTAATACTGCCCTACGTAATTATTTTAAGACGGTAAGTGAAAAGTTTAAGATTTTTAAAAACATTCATGTTTCAGAACGCTTACATAGTGAATTATTAACCTCTAATTTAGATAAAAGTAATTTTATGCTTTCGCGAAAGCAAAAGAGCCCGGTAGAAGTGAGTAAAGAAACTTTTTCTGAAGATGTTAAGTCAACTATAAGTAATACAATTATTAATCAGTTTGATGTAGCTAGTGTTTATATTGATTCTGATTTTAAGGTTATTGATGCAATGGGATCATTCTCAAAATATGCAGAATTACCTTCGCAGGGCTTTACATTAGACCTTCTTAAAATGCTTCCAGACTCGATAAAAACTGCCGTGAATTCTGGAGCGAGAAAGGCTAGAAGATCAAGGAAAGATTTTATTTTTAAAGATGTTATCACCCAAAAAGCAGGGAATGATACAGTAATCGATGTACTTGTAAAGCCCGTTTTCCATACTAATGATGAAATCTGTAATTATGTAATTACCTTCATTGAACAAGAGTTGAATCCAGACCTTATATTCCAGAGGGAATCTTTAAATTTTTCCAATAAGACAGATGAAAGAATTACTGATTTAATCGAAGAGATTGAGGAAACTCGTTCTGAATTGAAGAAGGCGCTAGAAGATGCAGAAACAAGTAATGAGGAACTACAAACACTTAATGAAGAGTTATTAGCTTCAAACGAAGAACTTCAAAGCACAAATGAGGAGCTTCAAAGTGTAAATGAAGAGTTACATACTGTAAATGTAGAGCATGTAGAAAAAATGGATGACCTAGCGATGCTCAATGCAGATATGGATAACCTTTTGAATAGCACTCAAATAGCTACAATTTTTTTAGATCGTGGCTTAACTATTAGAAAATTTACACCCTCAATACAACAACATTTTAAGCTATTGAAGCAAGATGTAGGACGGCCTATAGATCATTTTTTAGTACAATTAGGAGATGGTAAAAAATTGACACTCAAGGAGAAGATTGAGAAAGTCATGAAAAATGGCAATATCAATGAGGTTAATATAACTAACAATGAGGGCAAAACTTTTATACGAAGGATATCTCCCTTTTACACTAATTTCAGGAAAATAGAGGGGGCAGTTATTACTTTTATTGATATTACTAAAACTGTAGAGTCACAAAATAAATTAAAGGAAAGTCAGAAAAAATTTAAAGAATTTTACGAAAATGATCCTGTCATGCATGCGAGTGTGGACCCTTCCACTGGACAGATCTTAGAGTGTAATAATATATTTATTGATACCCTAAAATTAGATTCCAAAAAAGAGGCTATTGGTAAGCGTATTTTTAATTTTTACAGCGATGAATCCAAAACTAAAGCTCTTAAGCTTTTGGACCAGATCCAAAAGACAGGATTTGTAGAAGGGGAACAAATGACTATGATCAACACAGAAGGTGAGGAGATTCCAATTATTTTAAACTCTGAGTTAGTCATCCCTGATGTTGGGCCAAGTTACACTAGATCAACCCTTGTAGATATATCAGATTTACAGAAAGCACAACAATTAATGTATGATAAAAATGCAGAGCTTTTACGTATAAATAGTGATCTAGAGCAATTTGTTTCTATCTGTTCACATGATTTGCAAGAACCATTAGGTACTATAAAATTTAGTAGTGATGTAATTCTAAAGAAATTTGGAACTGACCTTGAGCCTAAGGTTACTGAATATCTTGGTTATATTTATGGTGCGGCTGGACGAATGGCAGAACAAATAAAAGGATTGTTAGAGCATAGTCGTATAGGTCAAGACCTAGAGCGTACCCAAGTAGACGTAGAGGAGCTTTTAAATATTGTAGAGTATGATTTAGGTAAACGTCTAAAAGAATGTAATGGAAAGCTTCACGTAGGAAAAATGCCAGTGATACAAGCCTATAAAGTGGAATTGCGTTTATTGTTTCAAAACCTAATAGGTAATTCTTTAAAATATTGTAGGGAAGGTATTAATCCAGAAGTAAGAGTTTCTGCCTTTGAAGACGGTGATTTTTGGACTTTTTCTATTAGTGATAATGGGATAGGTATAGCAGAGGATGATCTTGAGAATGTTTTTAAAATCTTTGGCAGAGCGGCAACACAACACAAGTATGAAGGGACTGGAGTGG